In the genome of Hymenobacter cellulosivorans, one region contains:
- a CDS encoding L-threonylcarbamoyladenylate synthase: MSNNTNSNFFRQEVDAAVDALLLQQVILYPTDTVWGLGCDAEVPPAVEKVYKIKNRPAEKGFIVLVADEAMFAKYAAVVPPNLTELLAAQERPTTYIVQGSRHLAPNLLAPDGTVGLRVTLQDEFTQKVVRRLGHGLVSTSANISGEPTAAIYSEISPAVVRAADYVVSWRQNDETRAQPSRIVRVLPDGGLEVLRD; this comes from the coding sequence ATGAGTAACAATACCAACAGCAATTTCTTCCGCCAGGAAGTAGACGCCGCCGTAGATGCCCTGCTGCTACAGCAGGTAATTCTATACCCTACTGATACGGTCTGGGGCCTGGGGTGCGACGCGGAAGTGCCGCCGGCCGTGGAAAAGGTGTATAAGATCAAGAACCGGCCGGCCGAGAAGGGCTTTATTGTGCTGGTAGCCGATGAGGCCATGTTTGCCAAATACGCCGCCGTGGTACCACCTAACCTGACTGAGCTGCTGGCAGCCCAGGAGCGACCTACTACCTATATAGTGCAAGGCAGCCGCCATCTGGCCCCCAACCTGCTGGCTCCCGACGGCACCGTGGGGCTGCGCGTGACCCTACAGGACGAGTTTACTCAGAAAGTGGTGCGCCGTCTGGGCCATGGCCTGGTGTCGACTTCGGCCAACATCAGCGGGGAGCCAACCGCCGCCATTTACTCCGAAATCAGCCCTGCCGTCGTGCGGGCTGCCGACTATGTGGTAAGCTGGCGCCAGAACGACGAAACCCGCGCCCAACCGTCCCGCATCGTGCGGGTGCTGCCGGATGGCGGGTTGGAAGTGCTGCGGGATTAA
- a CDS encoding HesB/IscA family protein has protein sequence MITVSDKAKEKVERLMSDAQLDETYRLRASVAGGGCSGLSYKLDFDNEVKPMDQEFEDKGVRVVVDMKSFLYLAGTQLDFSDGLNGKGFYFDNPNASRTCGCGESFSV, from the coding sequence ATGATTACCGTTTCTGACAAAGCCAAGGAGAAAGTAGAGCGTTTAATGTCCGACGCCCAGCTTGACGAAACTTACCGCCTGCGCGCTTCCGTGGCTGGGGGCGGCTGCTCCGGCCTGTCCTACAAGCTTGATTTCGATAACGAAGTAAAGCCCATGGACCAGGAGTTTGAGGATAAAGGAGTCCGGGTGGTAGTAGACATGAAAAGCTTCCTCTACCTGGCCGGCACCCAGCTCGACTTTTCCGACGGGCTAAATGGGAAAGGCTTCTATTTCGATAACCCCAACGCCTCGCGCACCTGCGGTTGCGGCGAGAGTTTTTCGGTTTAA
- a CDS encoding IscS subfamily cysteine desulfurase, which translates to MLKLPIYLDNNATTPLDPRVLEAMMPYLTEVFGNAASRNHPFGWAAEEAVDYAREQIASLINCDSKEIIFTSGATESDNLGIKGVFEMYAQKGNHIITATTEHKAVLDTCKHIEKLGGRVTYLPVNSEGLISLEELEAAMTPQTILVTIMYGNNETGTIQPIREIAAIAHKHGALFMTDGTQAVGKIPVDVIADGIDIMAFTAHKMYGPKGVGALYVRRKNPRVKVTAQMDGGGHERGMRSGTLNVPGIVGLGKACELSRLEMAADTARLSALRDKLERELLTLEESYVNGSREHRLPHVTNISFKYVEGEGLMMGVKDLAVSSGSACTSASLEPSYVLKALGLSDDLAHSSLRFGLSRFTTEEQIDYAIGHVKEAVTKLREMSPLWEMFKEGIDLSKIEWAEH; encoded by the coding sequence ATGCTCAAGCTACCTATTTACCTCGACAACAACGCTACCACTCCGCTGGACCCACGCGTGTTGGAGGCCATGATGCCCTACCTGACTGAGGTGTTCGGCAACGCCGCTTCCCGTAACCACCCGTTTGGCTGGGCTGCTGAGGAAGCCGTCGATTATGCGCGTGAGCAGATTGCTTCGCTCATCAACTGCGACTCCAAGGAAATCATCTTCACCTCGGGTGCCACCGAGTCGGACAACCTGGGCATCAAGGGGGTGTTTGAGATGTACGCCCAGAAGGGGAACCACATCATCACTGCTACCACCGAGCACAAGGCTGTACTCGATACCTGCAAGCACATTGAGAAGCTGGGCGGCCGGGTAACCTACTTGCCCGTCAACTCGGAAGGTCTCATCAGCCTCGAAGAACTCGAAGCCGCCATGACGCCCCAGACCATTCTGGTAACCATCATGTATGGCAACAACGAAACCGGCACCATTCAGCCGATTCGTGAAATTGCTGCCATTGCCCACAAGCACGGCGCCCTATTCATGACCGACGGCACGCAGGCGGTTGGTAAAATTCCCGTAGATGTTATTGCCGACGGCATCGACATCATGGCTTTCACGGCCCACAAAATGTACGGTCCGAAAGGTGTCGGCGCGCTGTATGTGCGTCGGAAGAACCCCCGGGTGAAGGTTACCGCCCAGATGGACGGTGGTGGTCACGAGCGCGGCATGCGTTCCGGTACCCTGAACGTGCCTGGTATCGTGGGTCTGGGCAAAGCCTGTGAGCTGTCCCGCCTGGAAATGGCGGCCGACACGGCCCGCCTCTCGGCCCTGCGCGACAAGCTGGAGCGCGAGTTGCTGACCCTGGAAGAAAGTTACGTGAACGGCTCGCGCGAACACCGCCTGCCCCACGTAACCAACATTTCCTTTAAGTACGTGGAAGGCGAAGGCCTGATGATGGGCGTGAAAGACCTGGCCGTTTCGTCGGGCTCGGCCTGTACTTCGGCTTCCTTGGAACCTTCCTACGTACTCAAGGCCCTGGGCCTGAGCGACGACCTGGCTCACAGCTCCTTGCGCTTTGGCCTGAGCCGCTTCACCACCGAAGAGCAGATCGACTATGCCATTGGCCACGTAAAAGAAGCCGTGACCAAGCTCCGCGAAATGTCTCCCCTGTGGGAGATGTTTAAGGAAGGCATCGACCTGAGCAAGATTGAGTGGGCTGAGCACTAG
- the mce gene encoding methylmalonyl-CoA epimerase: MFTNLEHLGLAVHDLEAATALYTTLLGEPPYKKEHVASEAVDTVFFQVGGSKIELLAGTSPDSAITKYLTKKPEGIHHVAFEVDDIRAEMARLRQEGFVLLNEEPKRGADNKLVCFVHPKSAAGVLVELCQSISPTDHE; this comes from the coding sequence ATGTTTACCAATCTGGAACACCTTGGCCTGGCCGTGCACGACCTCGAAGCAGCCACAGCATTATATACAACTCTGCTTGGGGAGCCTCCTTACAAGAAAGAGCACGTGGCCAGTGAAGCCGTGGATACGGTGTTTTTTCAGGTTGGCGGCTCCAAAATCGAGCTGCTGGCCGGCACCTCGCCCGATAGTGCCATTACGAAGTACCTGACCAAAAAGCCCGAGGGTATTCATCATGTGGCGTTTGAGGTCGACGATATCCGGGCCGAAATGGCGCGGCTGCGGCAGGAGGGCTTCGTGCTGCTTAACGAGGAACCCAAGCGTGGGGCCGACAACAAGCTCGTCTGCTTCGTGCACCCGAAAAGCGCCGCCGGCGTATTGGTAGAGCTTTGCCAATCCATTAGCCCCACCGACCATGAGTAA
- a CDS encoding T9SS type A sorting domain-containing protein, with product MKSTATFLLLTALLTGSLVSQAQSYRLQQGFETVEGQDELLYTRGATDPGVMATGTLGAATTTNTNAAPKASNVFSEGSQALGVVNNTGGGTTTSVLTFNNTVFASGSSSNFFSFRLASYQTNNNGGIDNGSAGVQVSIAYNGSTTFVPTLQINGQANGSVFSYTGTGVASATVNTINPTLATVTSPNDLTGSGQSTALTGTSGYSTANISFGSNITQIQVRITLIANGKTALYIDDVVIGSNRPLPVELTSFSAARQAGAVLLKWATASEKNNDRFEVQRSADGQQYATISTVQGAGTTSQGTSYATRDTEPLSGVSYYRLRQVDRDGTSSFSPVRVVGAVLAMAYPSPTYDVLNLPATMVGTPYRVFNPLGQTLLEGKVPATGAVNVQGLRSGGYFLEVGAGVNRVTQRFARE from the coding sequence ATGAAATCTACAGCGACGTTTTTACTGCTCACGGCATTACTGACCGGTTCCTTGGTCAGCCAAGCTCAATCGTATCGACTGCAGCAAGGATTCGAAACCGTGGAAGGTCAGGATGAATTGCTCTACACGCGGGGTGCCACCGACCCGGGAGTAATGGCCACCGGTACCCTGGGCGCGGCCACTACAACCAATACCAATGCTGCGCCCAAGGCGAGCAACGTCTTTAGCGAGGGCAGCCAAGCCTTGGGGGTAGTCAACAACACAGGAGGCGGTACTACCACTTCGGTGCTGACGTTCAATAACACCGTGTTTGCTTCGGGCTCGTCGTCTAACTTTTTCAGCTTCCGTCTGGCTTCGTATCAGACCAACAACAACGGTGGTATCGACAACGGCTCGGCTGGAGTTCAAGTAAGCATTGCCTACAATGGCTCAACGACTTTTGTACCAACTCTGCAAATCAACGGTCAGGCCAACGGGTCGGTATTCAGCTATACCGGAACCGGAGTTGCCAGTGCCACGGTCAATACGATTAACCCAACACTGGCCACTGTTACTTCACCCAATGATCTGACGGGTAGTGGGCAAAGCACCGCTCTAACGGGTACCAGCGGCTACTCCACGGCTAATATTAGCTTTGGCTCAAACATCACGCAAATACAGGTACGGATTACTCTTATTGCTAACGGTAAAACGGCTTTGTACATCGATGACGTAGTCATTGGTAGCAACCGGCCTTTGCCAGTAGAACTGACCTCCTTCAGTGCCGCCCGGCAGGCAGGGGCTGTGCTACTGAAATGGGCAACGGCCAGCGAAAAGAACAACGACCGGTTTGAGGTGCAGCGCAGCGCCGATGGGCAGCAGTACGCCACCATCAGCACGGTGCAAGGGGCCGGCACTACCAGCCAGGGCACTTCCTACGCTACCCGCGACACTGAGCCTTTGTCGGGCGTAAGCTATTACCGGCTGCGCCAGGTAGACCGGGATGGCACAAGCTCCTTTTCCCCAGTACGGGTGGTGGGAGCAGTGCTGGCCATGGCTTACCCCAGCCCCACCTACGACGTGCTGAACCTGCCCGCTACCATGGTTGGCACACCTTACCGGGTATTTAATCCCTTAGGACAAACTTTGCTCGAAGGTAAGGTGCCTGCTACGGGTGCTGTCAACGTTCAGGGGCTGCGTTCGGGTGGCTACTTCCTCGAAGTCGGGGCAGGTGTCAACCGGGTCACTCAGCGCTTCGCCCGGGAATAG
- the iscU gene encoding Fe-S cluster assembly scaffold IscU, translating to MAYSDKVIDHYSNPRNVGTLDKSKKNVGTGLVGAPECGDVMRLQIEVDETTNTITDAKFKTFGCGSAIASSSLATEWLKGKTVDEALAIDNMEIVEELALPPVKIHCSVLAEDAIKSAINDYRVKNGMPALEESKAHH from the coding sequence ATGGCTTACTCCGATAAAGTAATCGACCATTACAGCAATCCCCGCAACGTGGGTACGCTGGACAAAAGCAAAAAGAACGTCGGCACCGGTCTGGTGGGCGCTCCTGAGTGCGGCGACGTAATGCGCCTGCAGATTGAGGTTGACGAAACCACCAACACCATCACCGACGCCAAGTTCAAGACGTTCGGTTGCGGCTCGGCTATTGCTTCCTCTTCTTTGGCTACTGAGTGGCTGAAAGGTAAAACCGTAGACGAGGCTCTGGCCATCGACAACATGGAAATCGTGGAAGAGCTGGCCTTGCCGCCCGTTAAGATTCACTGCTCGGTGCTGGCCGAAGACGCTATCAAGTCGGCCATCAATGACTACCGCGTGAAAAACGGCATGCCTGCCCTGGAAGAGTCTAAGGCTCACCACTAG
- a CDS encoding T9SS type A sorting domain-containing protein: MNFSGRTAGTLAFDYAQVSNSTGSRPGGLKVYYSTDGTAYTEISAAAITVINNVASSGTISVALPKALDNVSTARIRFYNYPASGGGSNNRPKIAVDNISVTSTATDVASIISLDPSTTVAGSSGFTLTLTGTGFASNAIAYFNGAALTTTYVSATQLTASVPASAVATTGTFPVTVKNGSTGTDSNVLNFTVTAVASNTVTTTAIAATTYCVGSTGAAVSVPFTSSGTFSGNTYTAYLGTTSIGSVISDANAGTINAVIPASVASGAAYRIRVDASSPATTGSDNGANLTVVNYQTNEVTSFTATAGNAQAGLSWSVPASCFTQTVIVASPASITATPSGAFTANAAYGTGSDLGNGQFVVYAGAGTSATVMGLTNGTAYFFKAFTTNGDGYSTGVQTSATPFVPQPAPTTFTPPVGPVGTVITISGANLSTITGVTVGGTPATNVSATATAVTATVAAGSASGAVVLSDGTTTYSATGSFTVTTAPVVTTAAVTNISFSSATSGGSVTSPGATVTARGVVYSTSPNPRIGGSGVTQVTSSANTGNFTSTLTGLTGTTTYYVAAYATNNVGISYGADEAFTTAAGPLLGYNFQAATNPENPSTVGSNVSGSAFKRSPGLSDTSNDDFRASNFPFTAPLADTTKGYFEFRLTVATGFEAVPTTLTLQDRASGTGPQTWELRTSLNNFNATVGAIQNSSSAYGTTKTVSLTSLGAFSGTVVFRIYAYGASGSGGTFGVDNVSLFGTTQIVGNTISAPAVTGSAFCAGATFNATFTPTGSFGAANSFIAQLSDASGVFSATPTEVGRLDNNSGTTAQTIAITVPGATTSGTGYKLRIISTDPRITGLASGAFAVVNNPMVSVTPAADQSIGIGVNGTTLTATETPAATSRQWYFALSPGGAATAINGATGLTYTPNFASAGEYYVKAVSTFAACGLVTSNEVKITVAAATPTLTAATSPATSPTAISGLATAEGTPSTAKTYTLTGSNLDATPVTVTAPAGFQVSTTAAFTGITTDANTLNLTPAGGSLNQVVYVRLTGTTAGSFSGSVTNSNGSLSAPVLVSGAVSGVVVSRWDGGGDGTSFADARNWTTDQVPTTGEDVLLDHSFVSGAYTMTLPAVTSGTLSLGSLTINPNGGASITALLPNSNTAQDYLRFTKATNALVIYNGGVFINNSGASSGGSGNSVDVTPNGQNFIIYNGGTYVHRTPRGVGALLDNLSTVSGTETGLVQFDVPSGSSYSIPSTGRTYGSLSLSYPATSTPPASGFFPYLTSGTSPFVVRGNLTMAANVSFTVELNSDMSVRGNLLNAGRFKFAPANLTNARRLILNGTTPQTISGTPLTQSNTGTSFLGLNVILQINNPAGVTLATGVVLNSLGNANSGGLELLNGVLSTSGSAMLKLAADAVLLPAQPSAASYVNGPLQREIQPTPTTAVVADYLFPIGQNGKYRPLTLNVASLDALTTFTATQNDAAFPDRRLTGDLARVSRVRYFSVVPTVVPATFSGTITLSFGADDEVTNPALSSFVIGKNSGNGWENIGRSANTSTTLTSGTFTSFSDFALASTDPSMADNPLPVSLTSFTAQRQPAGIVIRWTTASELNNARFEVQRSLNGREFATIAVVAGQGQSSRWRQYSVLDQQPAPGLAYYRLRQVDLDGKTSYSAVAVVDGLAELQLYPNPVRHTLTIQGATASQPLQVSITDLTGRPVWSGACAPGGSIDMQRFPQGTYLVRILENGRASTHKITRAD; the protein is encoded by the coding sequence TTGAATTTCTCAGGTCGAACTGCCGGTACCCTGGCCTTTGACTATGCCCAGGTAAGTAACTCGACGGGCAGCCGACCCGGTGGACTGAAAGTGTATTATAGCACCGATGGAACGGCTTACACCGAAATTTCTGCCGCAGCCATCACCGTTATTAACAACGTTGCAAGCTCGGGGACAATCAGTGTTGCGTTGCCCAAAGCGCTGGACAACGTTAGTACGGCCCGGATTCGTTTTTACAATTATCCTGCTAGTGGCGGTGGTTCTAATAACCGGCCAAAAATAGCCGTAGATAATATCAGCGTGACAAGCACGGCAACTGATGTTGCCTCTATCATCTCACTCGACCCGAGCACAACTGTGGCTGGCAGTAGCGGTTTCACGCTGACCTTGACAGGAACAGGCTTCGCCAGCAATGCCATTGCGTATTTCAACGGCGCGGCCCTGACAACGACCTACGTATCGGCTACTCAGTTGACGGCCAGCGTACCGGCTAGTGCCGTGGCTACAACGGGCACCTTTCCGGTAACAGTTAAGAATGGCAGTACCGGTACCGACTCAAACGTGCTGAACTTTACGGTGACGGCCGTAGCCAGCAATACGGTCACTACTACAGCTATTGCGGCTACGACCTATTGCGTGGGCAGCACAGGAGCGGCGGTTTCGGTGCCATTCACTTCCTCGGGTACTTTCAGCGGCAACACCTATACGGCTTACCTTGGTACGACCAGTATTGGCAGCGTGATTAGTGATGCCAATGCCGGGACCATCAATGCCGTGATTCCGGCCTCGGTAGCCTCGGGTGCCGCGTACCGCATCCGGGTAGATGCCAGCAGCCCGGCCACTACCGGCTCCGATAACGGGGCCAACCTGACGGTCGTGAATTATCAGACTAATGAGGTAACCAGCTTTACAGCTACGGCCGGTAATGCCCAGGCTGGCCTCAGTTGGAGTGTGCCGGCTTCCTGCTTTACCCAAACGGTTATTGTAGCCAGCCCGGCCAGCATCACGGCCACGCCTTCGGGGGCCTTTACGGCCAATGCGGCGTATGGAACGGGCTCTGACCTGGGGAATGGGCAATTTGTGGTATATGCTGGCGCCGGAACGAGTGCTACGGTCATGGGCCTAACGAATGGCACCGCCTACTTTTTCAAGGCTTTCACTACTAATGGGGATGGCTACAGCACTGGCGTGCAGACCTCCGCTACGCCATTTGTTCCGCAGCCAGCTCCCACCACCTTTACCCCACCTGTTGGCCCGGTAGGAACGGTGATAACGATTTCCGGCGCTAATCTGAGCACTATCACCGGCGTAACAGTAGGGGGAACCCCTGCTACCAACGTGTCGGCTACGGCCACGGCGGTAACGGCCACGGTGGCCGCAGGCTCGGCAAGCGGGGCCGTGGTCTTGTCTGATGGCACCACGACGTACTCGGCTACGGGCTCCTTTACTGTGACAACGGCTCCCGTGGTAACCACTGCTGCCGTCACCAACATCTCGTTCAGCTCGGCTACTTCGGGTGGCAGCGTGACCTCACCGGGAGCGACTGTTACGGCCCGCGGCGTAGTGTATAGCACCTCGCCCAACCCCCGTATCGGTGGCAGCGGTGTAACCCAGGTAACGTCCTCGGCCAACACGGGCAATTTCACAAGCACCCTCACTGGTCTTACGGGCACTACAACATATTACGTAGCCGCCTATGCTACCAACAACGTGGGCATCAGCTACGGGGCCGACGAAGCGTTTACTACCGCAGCGGGGCCGTTGTTGGGGTACAACTTCCAGGCGGCGACCAACCCGGAAAATCCCTCTACGGTAGGGTCCAACGTGAGTGGTAGTGCTTTCAAGCGCAGCCCTGGTTTGAGTGACACTTCCAACGATGATTTCCGTGCTTCAAACTTCCCTTTTACTGCCCCGCTGGCCGACACAACTAAGGGTTACTTCGAGTTTCGCCTGACCGTCGCCACCGGTTTTGAGGCAGTGCCCACTACGCTGACCCTACAGGACCGCGCCTCGGGCACCGGTCCTCAAACCTGGGAACTGCGCACCAGCCTCAATAATTTCAACGCGACGGTAGGCGCCATCCAGAATTCGAGCAGTGCTTACGGAACTACCAAAACGGTTTCGTTGACCAGCCTAGGAGCCTTCTCCGGTACAGTCGTGTTCCGCATTTACGCGTATGGAGCATCGGGCAGCGGCGGTACGTTTGGGGTAGATAATGTTAGCCTGTTCGGCACGACGCAAATCGTGGGCAATACCATTTCGGCGCCGGCTGTTACGGGTTCGGCATTCTGTGCGGGGGCTACGTTCAACGCTACGTTTACGCCGACCGGTTCGTTTGGGGCGGCTAATAGCTTCATTGCCCAGCTTTCGGACGCCAGTGGAGTTTTCAGTGCCACGCCCACCGAGGTGGGCCGCCTCGATAACAACAGTGGCACAACTGCGCAAACCATTGCCATTACTGTTCCCGGCGCTACGACCAGCGGCACGGGGTATAAGCTGCGTATTATTTCCACCGACCCTCGCATCACGGGGCTGGCTTCGGGGGCTTTTGCCGTGGTAAACAACCCAATGGTGAGCGTGACGCCCGCGGCCGACCAGTCTATTGGTATCGGGGTAAACGGGACCACGCTGACGGCCACCGAAACGCCGGCTGCTACGTCGCGGCAATGGTATTTCGCCTTGTCACCGGGTGGTGCGGCCACGGCTATCAATGGCGCTACCGGCCTGACCTATACTCCAAATTTTGCATCCGCTGGAGAGTATTACGTGAAGGCAGTTTCTACTTTCGCCGCCTGCGGCCTAGTGACCAGCAACGAAGTGAAAATAACGGTGGCTGCGGCTACGCCCACGCTGACTGCGGCTACGTCGCCGGCCACCTCGCCCACGGCTATCAGCGGCCTTGCCACGGCAGAAGGTACGCCGTCAACCGCCAAGACCTACACGCTGACCGGCTCTAACCTCGATGCCACGCCAGTTACGGTTACGGCCCCGGCGGGCTTCCAGGTGTCGACGACGGCAGCCTTCACCGGTATTACCACGGATGCCAATACACTCAATCTGACGCCTGCGGGGGGCAGCCTCAATCAGGTCGTCTACGTGCGCCTGACCGGCACCACGGCCGGCTCGTTCAGCGGTAGCGTTACCAACTCCAACGGCTCACTCTCGGCCCCGGTGCTGGTGTCGGGTGCTGTATCGGGCGTGGTGGTGAGCCGCTGGGACGGCGGCGGCGACGGAACCAGCTTTGCCGATGCCCGGAACTGGACTACTGACCAAGTGCCGACTACGGGAGAAGACGTTCTGCTCGACCACTCCTTCGTGAGCGGCGCCTATACCATGACGCTGCCCGCCGTAACCTCGGGTACGCTTTCATTGGGCTCATTGACGATTAATCCTAATGGTGGAGCCAGCATCACGGCCCTGTTGCCGAACTCTAACACGGCGCAAGACTACCTCCGCTTTACCAAGGCTACCAATGCCCTGGTTATTTACAACGGTGGCGTCTTTATCAATAACTCCGGGGCTTCATCCGGCGGCTCGGGCAACTCGGTAGACGTTACGCCCAATGGCCAGAACTTTATCATCTACAACGGCGGCACTTACGTGCATCGCACTCCGCGCGGGGTAGGAGCCCTGCTGGATAACCTTTCCACGGTCAGCGGCACCGAAACCGGCCTGGTGCAGTTTGACGTGCCCTCGGGCAGCAGCTACAGCATCCCCTCAACGGGGCGCACCTACGGCAGCTTGTCGCTGAGCTACCCGGCTACTAGTACACCGCCCGCTTCCGGTTTCTTTCCTTACCTGACCAGCGGTACTAGCCCCTTCGTTGTGCGTGGCAACCTGACGATGGCCGCCAACGTGAGCTTCACCGTGGAGCTCAACAGCGACATGAGCGTGCGGGGCAACCTGCTCAACGCGGGCCGCTTTAAATTCGCGCCTGCCAACCTGACCAACGCCCGCCGCCTGATCCTGAACGGGACCACTCCGCAAACCATCAGCGGCACTCCCCTAACGCAAAGCAATACAGGCACCTCCTTCCTGGGGCTGAACGTTATTCTGCAGATCAACAATCCGGCCGGCGTGACCCTGGCCACGGGTGTCGTTCTCAACTCACTGGGTAACGCCAACAGCGGTGGTCTGGAGCTGCTCAACGGCGTGCTCTCAACTTCTGGTTCGGCGATGCTCAAGCTGGCCGCTGATGCCGTGCTGCTGCCCGCCCAACCCAGCGCGGCTAGTTACGTGAACGGCCCGTTGCAGCGCGAGATTCAGCCCACACCCACCACGGCTGTCGTGGCCGATTACCTGTTCCCGATTGGGCAGAATGGCAAGTACCGGCCCCTGACCCTGAACGTAGCCTCTTTGGATGCTCTGACCACGTTTACGGCCACTCAAAACGACGCAGCCTTCCCCGACCGGCGCCTGACCGGCGACCTGGCCCGGGTGTCGCGGGTGCGCTACTTTAGCGTGGTGCCCACGGTGGTGCCCGCTACCTTCAGCGGAACGATTACCCTGAGCTTCGGGGCCGACGATGAGGTAACCAATCCGGCCCTGTCTTCTTTTGTCATTGGCAAAAACAGCGGCAATGGCTGGGAAAATATCGGGCGGAGTGCCAATACCAGCACCACGCTTACGTCGGGCACTTTCACCTCCTTCAGTGATTTTGCCCTGGCCAGCACCGACCCCTCGATGGCCGACAACCCGTTGCCGGTGTCACTGACCAGCTTCACCGCCCAGCGGCAACCGGCCGGAATAGTTATCCGCTGGACCACAGCCTCGGAACTCAATAATGCCCGCTTCGAAGTGCAGCGCAGCCTCAATGGCCGCGAGTTTGCTACTATCGCCGTCGTAGCGGGGCAGGGGCAGAGCAGCCGCTGGCGGCAGTACTCTGTGCTGGATCAACAGCCGGCCCCGGGCCTGGCTTACTACCGCCTGCGCCAGGTCGACCTCGATGGCAAAACCTCGTACTCTGCCGTAGCCGTGGTAGATGGGCTGGCTGAGCTTCAGCTATATCCTAATCCCGTGCGTCACACGCTCACTATTCAGGGAGCAACGGCTAGCCAGCCCCTGCAGGTCAGCATCACTGATCTGACCGGACGGCCCGTATGGTCGGGCGCGTGCGCTCCGGGTGGTTCCATCGATATGCAGCGTTTCCCGCAGGGTACGTATCTGGTCAGAATCCTCGAAAATGGTCGGGCAAGCACGCATAAGATTACCCGCGCCGACTAA